One window of the Methanocaldococcus vulcanius M7 genome contains the following:
- a CDS encoding DNA polymerase domain-containing protein gives MKEKAPKIDALIDCTYKTEDNRAVIYLYLLENILKDREFSPYFYVEMLKDRIEKEDIDKIKEFLLKEDLLKFVENLEVVNKTILKKEKEIVKIIATHPQRVPKLRKIKECDIVKEIYEHDIPFAKRYLIDSDIVPMTYWDFENRKQVSIEIPKLKTVSFDMEVYNRDTEPDPEKDPILMASFWDDNGGKVITYKHFDHSNIEVVNSEKDLIKKIVEMLRQYDVIFTYNGDNFDFPYLKARAKIYGIDIKLGRDGEELKIKRGGMEFRSYIPGRVHIDLYPISRRLLKLTKYTLEDVVYNLFGIEKLKIPHTKIVDYWANNDKILIEYSLQDAKYTHKIGKYFFPLEVMFSRIVNQTPFEITRMSSGQMVEYLLMKNAFKENMIVPNKPDEKEYRKRLLTSYEGGYVKEPEKGMFEDIISMDFRCHPRGTKVIVKNNGLTDIENVKVGDYVLGIDGWQKVKRVWKYPYNGFLVNVNGLKSTPNHKIPVIKKENGKDRVIDVSSIYLLNLKGCKILKIKNFESIGMFGKIFKKDTKIKKVKGLLEKIAYIDPREGLVIKVKNEKEDIFKTVIPILKELNILYKQVDEKTIIIDSIDGLLKYIVTIGFNDKNEEKIKEIIKEKSFLEFKELEDIKISIEEYEGYVYDLTLEGRPYYFANGILTHNSLYPSIIIAYNISPETLDCECCKDISEKILGHWFCKKREGLIPKTLRGLIERRINIKNKMKKMESEKEINEEYNLLDYEQRSLKILANSILPDEYLTVIEDDGVKIVKIGEYINRLMEKYPNKIKLSEVLEVKNLKTFSFNKLTKKCEIKKVKGLIRHKYEGKAYKIKLRSGRTIRVTEGHSLFKYENGEIVEVKGNEIKINDLIVVPRKIAHINKKIVINIPKRLVDADEEDIKNLVITKHKDKIHFIKLKKTLEDIERNKFNVIFDDCILYLKKLGLIDYNIIKAINKVEIKILDKKKFKIYKKYIDTIIEHGNFARGRSNIQYLKIKDLINDIPDEEFEDCEIGALCGKINALLKLDENLAKFLGYFVTRGGLNKYKAKEGTTHEVAIFKSLPDYQKEIVKIFKKTFGAGCISKDKVIMDNKIVYLILKYIFKCGNKNKKHIPEEIFLADEKVIKSFLDGFLKAKKNSHKGTTTFMAKDEDYLNQLMILFNLVGIPTRFTPVKNKGYKLTLNPNYKLINDLMLDEVKEIEEFNYNGYVYDLSVEDNENFLVNNIYAHNSVYGYLAFPRARFYSRECAEVITYLGRKYILETIEEAEKFGFKVIYADSVVKDAKVIIKEDGKIKEIKIEDLFKKVDYTIGDKEYCILNNVETLTIEDTKLVWRKVPYIMRHRTNKKIYRVKVKDRYVDITEDHSIIGVKNNKLVELKPTEIKDDETKLIILNKDLKSYNFASVEEINCIKYSDYVYDIEVENTHRFFANGILVHNTDGFYAVWKEKISKDDLIKKALEFVKYINSKLPGTMELEFEGYFKRGIFITKKRYALIDENGRVIVKGLEFVRRDWSNLARITQRRVLEALLLEGDINKAKKAIQDVIKDLREKKIKKEDLIIYTQLTKNPNEYKTTAPHVEIAKKMMREGKKIKIGDVIGYIIVKGSKSISERAKLPEEVSIEEIDVNYYIDNQILPPVLRIMEAVGVSKNELKKEGTQLTLDRFLK, from the coding sequence ATGAAAGAAAAAGCTCCAAAAATAGATGCACTAATCGATTGCACCTACAAAACAGAAGATAATAGAGCAGTTATCTACCTCTACCTTTTAGAAAATATTTTAAAAGACCGTGAATTTTCCCCTTATTTTTATGTAGAAATGTTAAAAGATAGAATAGAAAAAGAAGACATCGATAAAATAAAGGAATTTCTATTAAAAGAAGATCTACTAAAATTTGTTGAAAATTTAGAAGTTGTCAATAAAACAATACTAAAAAAAGAGAAAGAAATTGTTAAAATTATCGCCACACACCCTCAAAGAGTGCCAAAACTAAGAAAAATTAAAGAATGCGATATTGTCAAAGAGATATACGAACATGACATTCCATTTGCAAAGAGATACTTAATAGACAGCGATATAGTTCCAATGACATACTGGGATTTTGAAAACAGAAAACAAGTTAGTATAGAGATCCCAAAATTAAAAACAGTTTCATTTGATATGGAAGTTTATAATAGAGATACAGAACCAGATCCTGAAAAAGATCCAATTTTAATGGCAAGTTTTTGGGACGATAATGGAGGGAAGGTAATAACCTATAAACACTTTGATCATTCAAATATAGAAGTTGTAAATAGTGAAAAAGACCTGATCAAGAAAATCGTAGAGATGTTAAGGCAGTATGATGTCATATTCACCTATAACGGAGATAACTTCGACTTTCCTTACTTAAAAGCAAGAGCAAAAATTTACGGAATTGATATAAAATTAGGAAGAGACGGAGAAGAATTAAAAATAAAAAGAGGAGGAATGGAATTTAGAAGCTACATTCCCGGAAGAGTGCATATAGATCTATACCCAATATCAAGAAGATTACTAAAACTAACAAAATATACGTTGGAAGATGTTGTTTATAATCTATTTGGAATTGAAAAATTAAAAATTCCGCATACAAAGATCGTAGATTACTGGGCAAATAATGATAAGATTTTGATAGAGTATTCATTACAAGATGCAAAATACACACACAAAATCGGAAAATACTTCTTTCCATTGGAAGTAATGTTCTCAAGAATTGTTAATCAGACACCTTTTGAAATTACAAGAATGAGTTCTGGACAGATGGTTGAATACTTGCTAATGAAAAACGCCTTCAAAGAAAACATGATAGTTCCAAACAAACCAGATGAAAAAGAATACAGAAAAAGATTACTAACGAGTTATGAAGGGGGTTATGTTAAAGAACCAGAAAAAGGAATGTTTGAAGATATAATAAGCATGGACTTTCGATGTCATCCAAGAGGAACGAAAGTTATTGTAAAGAATAACGGCTTAACAGATATTGAAAACGTAAAAGTGGGGGACTATGTTTTAGGAATAGATGGCTGGCAGAAAGTAAAAAGGGTTTGGAAATATCCATATAATGGCTTTTTAGTAAATGTAAATGGGTTAAAATCTACACCTAATCACAAGATCCCTGTAATAAAAAAAGAAAATGGGAAAGATAGAGTAATCGATGTAAGTAGTATTTACCTTTTAAACTTAAAAGGTTGTAAAATATTGAAGATCAAAAATTTTGAAAGTATTGGAATGTTTGGGAAAATATTCAAAAAAGACACCAAAATAAAAAAAGTAAAAGGACTATTAGAAAAGATTGCTTATATAGATCCAAGAGAAGGGCTTGTAATTAAAGTTAAAAATGAAAAGGAGGATATATTTAAGACAGTTATACCCATTCTCAAAGAATTAAACATACTCTACAAACAGGTAGATGAAAAAACGATAATAATCGACTCGATAGATGGACTTCTAAAATATATAGTAACAATAGGATTTAACGATAAAAATGAAGAAAAAATAAAAGAAATAATAAAAGAAAAGAGTTTTCTTGAATTTAAAGAATTAGAAGACATAAAAATCTCAATTGAAGAATACGAAGGATATGTTTATGATCTAACTCTTGAAGGGAGACCTTATTATTTCGCAAATGGAATTTTAACGCATAACTCTCTTTATCCTTCCATAATTATTGCCTACAACATCAGTCCAGAGACGTTGGATTGCGAGTGTTGTAAAGACATTAGTGAAAAGATACTCGGACATTGGTTCTGTAAAAAACGGGAAGGGTTAATTCCAAAAACGTTAAGAGGACTTATAGAAAGAAGAATAAACATTAAAAATAAGATGAAAAAAATGGAAAGTGAAAAAGAAATAAATGAGGAATACAACCTCTTAGATTACGAACAGAGATCATTAAAGATTTTAGCCAATAGTATTTTACCTGATGAATATTTAACAGTTATTGAAGATGATGGGGTAAAAATAGTAAAAATTGGGGAATATATTAACAGATTAATGGAAAAATATCCTAATAAAATTAAACTCAGTGAAGTATTGGAAGTTAAAAATTTGAAGACATTCTCATTTAATAAACTAACCAAAAAATGTGAGATAAAAAAAGTTAAGGGATTAATTAGGCATAAGTATGAAGGTAAAGCATATAAAATAAAACTAAGATCTGGAAGGACAATAAGAGTAACAGAGGGACATAGTTTATTCAAGTATGAAAATGGAGAAATTGTAGAAGTTAAAGGAAATGAAATAAAAATTAACGACTTAATAGTCGTCCCACGAAAGATCGCCCATATTAATAAAAAAATTGTCATAAATATTCCGAAGAGGTTAGTTGATGCTGATGAAGAGGACATAAAAAACCTTGTGATTACAAAACATAAAGATAAGATACACTTCATTAAATTAAAAAAGACGCTTGAAGATATTGAGAGAAATAAATTTAACGTTATTTTTGATGATTGCATTTTATATTTGAAAAAACTTGGATTAATTGATTATAACATCATCAAAGCAATAAATAAGGTAGAGATAAAGATATTAGATAAAAAGAAGTTTAAGATATACAAAAAATATATAGATACAATCATAGAACATGGCAATTTTGCAAGAGGTCGATCTAATATTCAATACTTGAAAATTAAGGATCTTATAAATGATATTCCAGATGAAGAGTTCGAGGATTGTGAAATAGGAGCATTATGTGGGAAAATAAACGCTCTTTTAAAATTAGATGAAAATTTGGCCAAATTTTTAGGATACTTCGTAACAAGAGGTGGACTAAATAAATATAAAGCAAAAGAGGGCACAACCCATGAAGTTGCTATCTTCAAGTCCCTACCTGACTATCAAAAAGAGATCGTTAAGATATTCAAAAAAACTTTTGGAGCAGGTTGTATTTCTAAGGATAAAGTTATAATGGATAATAAGATTGTATATTTGATACTAAAATACATCTTTAAGTGTGGAAATAAAAATAAAAAGCATATTCCAGAAGAGATATTTTTAGCAGATGAGAAAGTTATAAAAAGTTTCTTAGACGGATTCTTAAAGGCAAAGAAAAACTCTCATAAGGGAACTACGACATTTATGGCCAAGGATGAGGACTATCTAAACCAGTTAATGATACTATTTAATTTAGTGGGAATTCCAACAAGATTCACACCGGTTAAAAATAAAGGATACAAACTAACTCTAAATCCAAATTATAAACTGATCAACGATCTAATGCTTGATGAAGTTAAAGAAATTGAGGAATTTAATTACAATGGCTATGTTTATGATTTAAGTGTTGAGGATAATGAAAACTTCTTAGTAAATAATATCTACGCCCATAATAGTGTATATGGTTATTTAGCATTTCCAAGAGCAAGATTTTACAGCCGAGAATGTGCAGAAGTTATTACATATTTAGGAAGAAAATATATTTTAGAGACGATAGAAGAGGCAGAAAAATTCGGATTTAAAGTAATTTATGCAGATAGTGTTGTTAAAGATGCCAAAGTTATTATTAAAGAAGACGGTAAAATAAAAGAGATAAAAATCGAGGATCTGTTTAAAAAAGTTGATTATACGATAGGAGATAAAGAATACTGCATTTTAAATAATGTGGAGACATTAACCATTGAGGATACTAAGTTGGTGTGGAGGAAAGTTCCTTACATAATGAGGCACAGAACAAATAAAAAGATTTATAGAGTTAAAGTAAAAGATAGATATGTTGATATTACAGAAGATCATTCAATCATTGGAGTTAAAAATAATAAATTGGTTGAATTGAAACCAACTGAGATAAAAGATGATGAAACTAAATTAATAATTTTAAATAAAGATCTAAAATCATATAATTTTGCGAGTGTTGAGGAAATAAACTGTATAAAATATTCTGATTATGTTTACGATATTGAGGTCGAAAACACGCACAGATTTTTTGCAAACGGAATTTTAGTTCATAATACTGATGGATTTTATGCAGTTTGGAAAGAAAAGATTAGCAAAGATGATTTAATAAAAAAAGCATTGGAGTTTGTAAAGTATATAAATTCAAAACTTCCCGGAACGATGGAGTTAGAATTTGAAGGTTATTTCAAAAGAGGAATCTTTATCACCAAAAAAAGATATGCGTTGATCGATGAAAATGGAAGAGTTATAGTTAAAGGATTAGAATTCGTTAGAAGAGATTGGTCAAATCTTGCAAGAATTACACAAAGAAGAGTGTTAGAGGCATTATTATTAGAAGGAGATATAAATAAAGCTAAAAAAGCTATACAAGACGTTATAAAAGATCTAAGAGAGAAAAAAATAAAAAAAGAGGACCTTATTATTTACACCCAACTTACTAAAAACCCAAACGAATATAAAACCACAGCCCCTCACGTAGAAATTGCAAAAAAGATGATGAGAGAGGGAAAAAAAATAAAAATTGGAGATGTTATCGGATATATAATAGTTAAAGGTTCTAAATCAATAAGTGAAAGAGCAAAACTACCAGAAGAAGTTAGTATTGAGGAGATCGATGTTAACTACTATATTGATAACCAGATCCTTCCTCCCGTTTTGAGGATCATGGAGGCAGTTGGGGTTTCAAAAAACGAGTTAAAGAAAGAAGGAACTCAATTAACGTTAGATAGGTTCCTGAAATAA
- a CDS encoding vWA domain-containing protein → MKNVIKHDAYDKKAYEKFLRNSRYLQKLLNYYSQFSPIHEKLAEDIFYAFFKYVVEFNDVIEEKFEINKKILEGAIKNIEYEKSKLLTELDEVNAGTATIMFCEKFFENLKLAKLNKELKKFAIDGKKNKDLEEKLKEIGKNAMKEVSDEISEIVQGFNAINGLGKGQGDKKRLSSDERIKLADKILSNGKVRSIVKKLGRLRLLAISEYRSKIKHYSGEIYSIKVGRDLKYLLTREIVNFSDEILYYDFLRRFMDKKLLVYDINEKLDKQKGPIVVLLDHSGSMYGEREIWGKAVALSILEIAKREKRDIYYIAFDDGVRFEKRIDPKNITVEEIIEIASLYFGGGTNFILPLNRAMEVIKTSEFKNADILLITDGYAEINDEFLKRFDKFIKENSVRVISVFVETFPTETLKKISTEIIKVYDLADEETRKIYRSIS, encoded by the coding sequence ATGAAAAACGTTATAAAGCACGATGCATATGACAAAAAGGCATATGAAAAATTTTTGAGAAATAGTAGATATTTACAAAAGCTTCTTAACTACTACTCTCAGTTCAGCCCTATCCATGAAAAATTAGCAGAGGATATTTTTTATGCATTTTTTAAGTATGTTGTTGAATTTAACGACGTTATTGAAGAGAAATTCGAAATAAATAAAAAGATCTTAGAAGGTGCTATAAAAAATATTGAGTATGAGAAGAGCAAACTTTTAACTGAGCTTGATGAAGTGAATGCTGGAACTGCTACAATAATGTTCTGTGAGAAGTTCTTTGAAAACCTAAAACTTGCAAAGTTAAATAAGGAGTTAAAAAAGTTTGCAATCGATGGGAAGAAAAATAAAGATCTTGAAGAAAAACTTAAAGAAATTGGAAAAAATGCAATGAAAGAAGTATCAGATGAGATCTCAGAAATTGTCCAAGGATTTAATGCAATTAATGGTCTTGGGAAAGGGCAGGGAGATAAAAAGAGATTATCTTCTGATGAAAGGATAAAGTTAGCAGACAAGATTTTAAGCAATGGTAAAGTCAGATCTATCGTAAAAAAACTTGGAAGATTAAGATTACTCGCTATAAGTGAGTATAGATCTAAAATAAAGCATTATTCTGGGGAAATATACTCTATAAAGGTGGGTAGGGACTTAAAATACCTTTTAACAAGGGAAATTGTAAATTTCTCGGATGAAATTTTATATTATGATTTTTTAAGAAGATTTATGGATAAAAAACTTTTAGTTTATGATATAAATGAAAAGTTAGATAAGCAGAAAGGTCCAATAGTTGTTCTACTGGATCACAGTGGTTCTATGTATGGAGAAAGGGAAATATGGGGAAAAGCCGTGGCTTTATCTATTTTAGAAATTGCAAAAAGAGAAAAGAGAGATATATATTATATTGCCTTTGATGATGGAGTTAGATTTGAAAAGCGAATAGATCCTAAAAATATAACTGTTGAGGAGATTATTGAGATTGCATCACTCTACTTTGGAGGAGGAACTAACTTTATTTTACCATTAAATAGGGCAATGGAAGTTATAAAAACCAGTGAGTTTAAAAATGCGGATATTTTACTTATAACGGATGGATACGCTGAGATAAATGATGAATTTTTAAAAAGATTTGATAAGTTTATAAAAGAAAATTCTGTTCGCGTGATCTCGGTATTTGTTGAGACATTTCCAACTGAAACATTAAAAAAGATTTCAACTGAGATAATAAAGGTTTATGATTTGGCAGATGAAGAGACAAGGAAAATATATAGGTCAATATCTTAA
- a CDS encoding AAA family ATPase has protein sequence MLEKIRWELNSYFLERREEVDVALTSILANEHVVFLGNPGVAKSQLIRAVASHVNADYFEKLITRFTTEDELFGPLSIKELKDNDRFVRKTSGYLPTAEIAFLDEVFKANSSILNALLSIINERLYHNGDRIEKVPLISLFGASNELPEENELLAFYDRFLFRKTIKGIKNYENLSKLIDLDEEYKPKTIINIEDVKEMQKEALKVDISDIKEDLIKIKLSLESEGINISDRRFKKSVKAVKCFAYLNGKEKADINDLDILRHVYWNEPDEFFKVSVEIFKISNHFAGFALEQREILESLMNEIKKLNKDKIPFGGIEYRKCLEILGKLNSMSITLKDVKNKAIEANKPYELVEDVLREVEGFKKYVEGLLKSR, from the coding sequence ATGCTTGAAAAAATTAGATGGGAGTTGAATTCTTATTTTTTGGAGAGGAGGGAGGAGGTTGATGTTGCTTTGACTTCGATTTTGGCTAATGAGCATGTTGTGTTTTTGGGAAATCCGGGGGTTGCTAAATCTCAGTTGATTAGGGCGGTTGCTTCTCATGTTAATGCTGATTATTTTGAGAAGCTTATAACAAGATTTACTACAGAGGATGAGTTGTTTGGGCCTTTAAGCATTAAGGAGTTGAAGGATAATGATAGGTTTGTTAGAAAAACCTCTGGATATTTGCCAACTGCTGAGATTGCCTTTTTGGATGAGGTTTTTAAGGCAAACAGTTCAATATTAAATGCTTTATTATCAATAATTAACGAGCGACTTTATCACAATGGAGACAGGATTGAAAAAGTTCCATTAATAAGCTTATTTGGAGCATCAAACGAACTCCCAGAAGAAAACGAATTACTCGCCTTCTACGACAGATTCCTATTCAGAAAAACAATAAAAGGAATAAAAAACTACGAAAATCTTTCAAAATTAATCGATTTAGATGAAGAGTATAAACCTAAGACCATAATCAATATTGAAGACGTTAAAGAAATGCAAAAAGAAGCGTTAAAAGTAGATATTTCAGATATAAAAGAGGATTTAATTAAAATAAAGCTATCTTTGGAAAGTGAAGGAATAAATATCTCGGACAGGAGATTTAAAAAGTCAGTTAAAGCAGTTAAATGCTTTGCCTATTTAAACGGCAAGGAAAAAGCAGATATTAATGATTTAGACATATTAAGGCACGTTTACTGGAATGAGCCAGATGAGTTCTTTAAGGTCTCAGTGGAGATTTTTAAAATATCAAATCATTTTGCTGGCTTTGCATTAGAGCAAAGAGAAATTTTAGAGAGTTTGATGAACGAGATAAAGAAACTAAACAAGGATAAAATACCATTTGGAGGAATAGAGTATAGAAAATGTCTTGAAATTTTGGGTAAGTTAAATAGCATGTCAATAACTTTAAAAGACGTTAAAAATAAAGCAATCGAGGCAAATAAACCTTACGAGCTTGTTGAAGATGTTTTGAGGGAAGTTGAGGGATTTAAAAAGTATGTTGAAGGGTTGTTAAAGAGTAGATAG
- a CDS encoding molybdopterin biosynthesis protein has translation MRYLTLCSIEMAKNLVKEFLETLKDIEEVDLFNAVGRTLAEDIISNIDVPPYDRAKMDGYAVKAEDTYEAEEDNPVELKVIGSLKAGELKDLKINSGECVEIATGAVIPKGANAVVMVEYTEKKENGKVKIYRAVPPMENIQFAGSDIMAGELILRKNTPLTPRDIGVLSAIGRKKIKVYKKLKFGIISTGNELTSPEEKLDFGKIYDINSYTLASYIKELGYDFEFFGIAKDDKEDLKEKIKKALKCDIILLSGGTSAGVGDLTETEIKELGGEILVHGIKIKPGKPTIIGKIEEKLIVGLPGYPTSCLTIFDVLFGNEKNVIKARFPQRYISARGRTEYLPVILVKYKDGFSAYPITKGSGAITSLSEADGYIVIDENKEILEDEEVNVHVFGDVKIGLNIIGSHCIGVDIILKEGGLFAKTINVGSLGGLISIKRGEADIAGTHLLDEKTGTYNIPFLERYKVEDAVLVRGYIREQGFIFRKELGFKTIKDILENIYNLEFINRNRGSGTRILFDKFLKDYKLSPSKIKGYTIEAKTHSAVATAIVMKKADIGLGIKTVADQYGLGFIPLADEYYDFLIRKDRFNDEDVQTFIKTLKIVKLPFKKPKDCGEVIWEG, from the coding sequence ATGAGATATTTAACCCTTTGTAGTATAGAAATGGCAAAAAATCTTGTAAAAGAATTTTTAGAGACATTAAAAGATATTGAAGAAGTAGATCTCTTTAATGCAGTTGGAAGAACACTTGCAGAAGATATAATTTCAAATATAGATGTTCCCCCCTATGATCGAGCAAAGATGGACGGTTATGCAGTTAAAGCAGAAGATACCTATGAGGCAGAGGAAGATAATCCAGTGGAATTAAAAGTTATTGGATCTTTAAAAGCGGGAGAATTAAAAGATTTAAAAATAAATAGTGGAGAATGTGTAGAAATAGCCACAGGAGCAGTGATTCCAAAAGGAGCTAATGCCGTGGTTATGGTAGAATACACAGAAAAGAAAGAAAATGGAAAAGTGAAGATATATAGAGCAGTGCCTCCAATGGAAAATATACAATTTGCTGGATCGGATATAATGGCAGGAGAACTTATTCTAAGAAAAAACACCCCTTTAACTCCGAGAGATATTGGGGTCTTATCAGCCATTGGTAGAAAAAAAATCAAGGTCTACAAAAAACTAAAATTTGGAATTATATCGACAGGCAACGAACTTACAAGTCCTGAAGAAAAATTGGACTTTGGAAAGATATACGATATAAATTCATATACACTTGCCTCTTACATAAAAGAGCTTGGATATGATTTTGAATTTTTTGGAATAGCGAAAGATGATAAAGAGGATCTCAAAGAAAAAATCAAAAAGGCATTAAAATGTGATATTATCCTATTAAGTGGAGGAACATCAGCAGGAGTTGGAGATCTAACTGAAACAGAAATAAAAGAGCTTGGAGGAGAAATATTAGTCCATGGTATAAAAATAAAGCCCGGAAAACCCACCATAATTGGAAAAATTGAAGAAAAATTAATAGTAGGGCTTCCTGGCTATCCAACATCATGCCTAACAATATTTGATGTGCTATTTGGAAATGAAAAAAACGTTATAAAAGCAAGATTTCCACAGAGGTATATTTCAGCAAGAGGAAGAACAGAATACCTTCCCGTGATATTGGTTAAGTATAAAGACGGATTTTCTGCCTACCCAATAACAAAGGGAAGCGGAGCAATAACCTCTTTATCAGAGGCGGATGGGTATATTGTTATAGATGAAAATAAAGAGATATTAGAAGATGAAGAAGTTAATGTGCATGTTTTTGGTGATGTTAAAATAGGACTAAATATTATTGGAAGCCATTGCATAGGGGTAGATATAATTCTAAAAGAGGGAGGTTTATTTGCAAAAACCATAAATGTTGGTTCTTTAGGGGGTTTAATTTCTATAAAAAGAGGAGAAGCAGATATTGCAGGAACTCATCTTTTAGATGAGAAAACTGGAACATATAACATTCCATTTTTAGAGAGGTATAAAGTCGAGGATGCAGTGTTAGTTAGAGGGTATATAAGAGAGCAGGGATTTATTTTCAGAAAAGAACTTGGATTTAAGACCATTAAAGATATACTGGAAAACATATATAATTTAGAATTTATAAATAGAAATCGTGGTTCAGGAACAAGAATACTGTTTGACAAATTTTTGAAAGATTATAAATTATCTCCAAGCAAAATAAAAGGATATACAATAGAAGCAAAGACACACTCAGCAGTTGCAACTGCAATAGTAATGAAAAAGGCAGATATTGGATTAGGAATTAAAACAGTAGCGGATCAATATGGATTAGGATTTATTCCATTGGCAGATGAATACTACGATTTTTTGATTAGAAAAGATAGATTTAATGATGAAGATGTCCAAACATTCATTAAAACTCTAAAAATTGTAAAACTTCCATTTAAAAAGCCAAAAGATTGTGGAGAGGTTATTTGGGAAGGTTAA
- a CDS encoding TIGR00296 family protein codes for MRLLTLEEGTFAVKYARAVIENYLEGREVIVENYPEVFNEKRGCFCTLHTYPDKELRGCIGIPEPIMPLIKALEEAAISAATKDPRFPPVTLEEMDSIVIEVSILTPPELIRVKHPREYLEKIKIGRDGLIIEYGFYRGLLLPQVPVEYGWDVEEYLAHLCLKAGLPPDMWLAEGVKIYRFEAQIFEEVEPRGEVIEKKLV; via the coding sequence ATGAGATTGTTAACATTGGAAGAAGGAACCTTTGCAGTTAAATATGCAAGAGCAGTTATTGAAAACTATTTAGAAGGAAGAGAAGTTATAGTAGAAAACTACCCTGAAGTGTTCAACGAGAAGAGAGGATGCTTTTGCACTCTCCACACATATCCAGATAAAGAACTTAGGGGCTGTATAGGGATTCCAGAACCGATAATGCCGCTTATAAAGGCCTTGGAAGAAGCAGCGATAAGTGCTGCAACAAAAGATCCAAGATTTCCTCCAGTAACGTTGGAAGAAATGGATAGTATTGTAATAGAAGTTAGTATCCTAACCCCTCCAGAACTCATAAGAGTTAAACATCCAAGAGAGTATTTAGAAAAAATAAAAATTGGTAGAGATGGGTTAATTATCGAATATGGATTTTATAGAGGGCTTTTATTGCCACAGGTGCCAGTGGAGTATGGATGGGATGTTGAAGAGTATTTAGCACACTTATGCTTAAAAGCTGGTTTGCCCCCAGATATGTGGCTGGCTGAGGGAGTTAAAATTTATAGGTTTGAAGCACAGATATTTGAGGAAGTTGAGCCAAGAGGAGAGGTTATTGAGAAAAAGCTTGTTTAA
- the cofC gene encoding 2-phospho-L-lactate guanylyltransferase yields MIVIIPVSPINSLKTRLSEFLSEEERKYLLLNMLKDIKSALINLDTVVVSRDEEILNFAKKELNAKTIKEREKGLNNAIKQAFEEINQEEILIIPADIPLIKKHHIEDIINLSNHYDMIIAPSRGGGTNLLYLKSKNLIDLKYEGFSFLKHLKEAENKNLKYYIYDSFLVSVDINTPEDLGEIFIHGEKTHTKEYLKSLGIYVEPKHSSAGRFVVKRRD; encoded by the coding sequence ATGATAGTAATAATTCCAGTATCTCCAATAAACTCTTTAAAAACCAGATTATCCGAATTTTTAAGTGAAGAAGAGAGAAAGTATCTTTTATTAAATATGCTAAAAGATATTAAATCAGCTTTAATCAACCTTGATACTGTGGTTGTAAGTAGGGATGAAGAGATTCTGAACTTTGCAAAAAAAGAACTAAACGCAAAGACAATAAAAGAAAGGGAAAAGGGATTAAACAACGCAATAAAACAGGCATTCGAAGAAATAAATCAAGAGGAAATATTAATAATTCCCGCGGATATTCCTTTAATAAAAAAACATCATATTGAAGATATTATCAATCTTTCAAATCATTATGATATGATAATCGCTCCATCAAGAGGAGGAGGAACAAATTTGCTATATTTAAAGTCGAAAAACTTAATAGATTTGAAATATGAAGGATTTAGTTTTTTAAAGCATCTGAAAGAAGCAGAAAATAAAAATTTAAAATACTATATATATGATTCCTTTCTGGTCTCTGTGGACATAAACACCCCAGAAGACCTCGGAGAGATATTCATTCACGGAGAAAAAACTCATACAAAAGAATACTTAAAAAGTTTAGGAATTTATGTTGAGCCAAAGCACTCATCGGCTGGAAGGTTTGTAGTTAAAAGGAGGGATTGA